The following is a genomic window from Coriobacteriaceae bacterium.
GCATTACGGTTATGGTAGAAACATCGAACGAATACCAAGATCGAAAGGAGAGGCCATGGCACCGATTGCACCGCTCAAGATTATTGTCGCGCCTGCCGCCAAGGCCATCGCCAAGATCGGTTCGACCATGACCTACGATGATGTTCCTTGCATCGTTGATGAACGCAACGACAGCTGCCCCTACCTGGGCCATGTCCCCTACTTTGCGCCTAAACTCTCCTCTGATATCGAGCAGCACAACCGCTAGCATAACCTTCACGATTGCCGCAGTAATCCTCGCAGCAATTTGTTAACTCGGAAGCAACTCCGGTTTTGAGTCCCGCGCTGCCGAACCGAACCCCCTCACGATTTGCGTTTTCCACACACGCCAACGCCGGGATTATCGACACTGCGGCCGCGGCGCGATATGAGGCGCGAAACCTCGCCCAGCAACACGCCGATCACCACTCCCATGAGGATCGGCAACTTTGACATCTCGGCGGGCGAGCTGTTAAGCGGCGCGATTGTCGCAACAATCGAAAGCACGAGCTCTACCACGGGCACCGCAAGCGCTACCGCAAGCACCTTGCCCTCGAAAGGCGCGCGGAACACACGCGGGCGGTCGTCGTATTTACGCAGGCGCCAAAACGCCGGGAACATCGGGATATAGCTCATGAGCAGAAAGACGACGTTCATCGAGAAGAAGACCCAAAAGACGTCGGAACCTTCGCCCAGCGGAATCTGAAGTAGCAGCACCAAGCTGGCGAAACAACCGTTAATGAGTGCCGAGCCGTCTGGCATGCCGGTCCTCTTGGACACCAACGCAAAGGGACGCGGCATGTTGCCATGGCGCGCGGCATAGCTCGCCACGTTGTTGACGCCAAAGCTCCAGCAGATCATGTTGGCGAACAGCGTCACCAAAAAGGCCACGCCCACGACCATCGTCAGCGGGTGAGCGCGCCCCACCATGGCGGCGACCGCATCCACAATGCCCGAATCGAGCGAAAGCTGCTCGGTGGGAACCGCAGCCCCAATGCCGATGCCGCAAATGATGTAGATTGCCGCAATGGCAACGCCACCGGCGATAACCGCCTTGGGGATATCGCGCGACGGGTTTTTCATCGTACTAGCAAAGGTCGCGACCACTTCGAAGCCCATAAAGTTGAATAGGATGATCGAAAGATACGTCAGTGAGTTAGTGTCTCCCAGATTGGGGACAAAGGTCTTAAACGACATATCGTTGGCAAAGCCGTTGTTGCAGGCAAACCAGATGCCGACGATTCCCACCACGGCGGTAATGAGCACCTTGATGACGGCGCCGCCATCCATGACCCAATCGGCCTCGGCCACCGGCTGCATTGCCATGACCGTGACGCCCCACACAAAGGCAAGCTCGATGGCAATTCGGACCCCAAGCGAAAATTCGATGCCCCATACCGCATTGATAACACTGGGGAACATGCAGGCGATACTTGCCACCCACAGTGGAAAGTTGACCCAGTAGCACCAGGAGCAGCGTGCGC
Proteins encoded in this region:
- a CDS encoding APC family permease; the encoded protein is MAGEKFSLFEVILSVICVVFTIEAAAPASAMGNVQFFWWIFLIITFLLPYGLVVAELGTAFDSEGGLYDWVRLGLGDRWGARCSWCYWVNFPLWVASIACMFPSVINAVWGIEFSLGVRIAIELAFVWGVTVMAMQPVAEADWVMDGGAVIKVLITAVVGIVGIWFACNNGFANDMSFKTFVPNLGDTNSLTYLSIILFNFMGFEVVATFASTMKNPSRDIPKAVIAGGVAIAAIYIICGIGIGAAVPTEQLSLDSGIVDAVAAMVGRAHPLTMVVGVAFLVTLFANMICWSFGVNNVASYAARHGNMPRPFALVSKRTGMPDGSALINGCFASLVLLLQIPLGEGSDVFWVFFSMNVVFLLMSYIPMFPAFWRLRKYDDRPRVFRAPFEGKVLAVALAVPVVELVLSIVATIAPLNSSPAEMSKLPILMGVVIGVLLGEVSRLISRRGRSVDNPGVGVCGKRKS